Proteins from a genomic interval of Indicator indicator isolate 239-I01 chromosome 1, UM_Iind_1.1, whole genome shotgun sequence:
- the LOC128970499 gene encoding thyroid hormone-inducible hepatic protein-like, which translates to MEQYFSATQKMEQEVMFPSLLRGVFPQEKGSASAPEGNTDLYERYQQLKAIKPMVEKGLASVTDQSQSSADADTNTSSDDSDTMDAELEERLSHHLAGLQQVLTHLTRDTNALTRRYSQILEQISPSEGQPSW; encoded by the coding sequence ATGGAACAGTACTTCTCAGCCACCCAGaagatggagcaggaggtgatgTTCCCCAGCCTGCTCCGAGGAGTCTTCCCGCAGGAGAAGGGCTCGGCCTCAGCCCCAGAAGGCAACACAGACCTGTATGAGCGCTACcagcagctcaaagccatcaagCCCATGGTGGAGAAGGGCCTGGCCTCTGTCACCGACCAgagccagagcagtgctgacgCTGACACCAACACCTCCTCAGATGACAGTGACACTATGGATGCTGAGCTGGAGGAGCGCCTGTCCCACCACTTGGCCGGCTTGCAGCAGGTCCTCACCCACCTCACCAGGGACACCAATGCCCTCACCCGGAGGTACAGCCAGATCCTGGAGCAGATCAGCCCCAGCGAGGGGCAGCCCAGCtggtga
- the KCTD14 gene encoding BTB/POZ domain-containing protein KCTD14: MSISSEHKPLRKQVTGSLHTLSPIVELNVGGEMYTTTLSTLKKHPGSKLAEMFTGQPKLRTDSEGRFFIDRPGTYFKYILEYLRSNQVPTQCVQDVYKEALFYDIEPLIKQLEDSPQIFGELVARKQFLARVPSYSENIELMIRIARAEAVACRRSSVIVCVVRTEEDAARCQDALNSLDMDKKSVVKFGPWKAAPSISNLLDCIQMDVEAKGYKISFQPHVAEKGFRFKSHDFFYKFWFTWW; encoded by the exons ATGAGCATTTCATCAGAGCACAAGCCCCTGAGGAAGCAGGTCACTGGCAGCCTGCATACG TTGTCACCCATCGTGGAGTTAAACGTGGGCGGGGAGATGTACACCACAACGCTGAGCACCTTAAAGAAACATCCTGGCTCCAAGCTGGCAGAGATGTTCACTGGCCAGCCCAAACTCAGGACTGACTCTGAAGGCAGGTTCTTCATTGACAGGCCGGGCACTTATTTCAAGTACATCCTGGAGTACCTGCGCAGCAACCAAGTGCCCACCCAGTGCGTCCAGGATGTCTACAAAGAGGCTTTGTTCTACGACATTGAGCCTCTGatcaagcagctggaggactCCCCCCAGATCTTTGGAGAGCTGGTGGCGAGGAAGCAGTTTCTGGCCCGTGTGCCCAGCTACAGTGAGAACATTGAGCTGATGATCCGCATCGCCAGGGCGGAAGCGGTCGCCTGCCGCCGCTCCAGCGTCATCGTCTGCGTGGTCAGAACCGAGGAGGACGCAGCCAGGTGCCAGGATGCCTTGAACAGCTTGGACATGGATAAAAAATCTGTAGTGAAGTTTGGCCCTTGGAAGGCAGCACCAAGTATTTCCAATCTGCTGGACTGCATTCAAATGGACGTTGAAGCCAAAGGGTACAAAATATCCTTCCAGCCCCATGTTGCAGAAAAGGGTTTCCGCTTCAAATCCCATGACTTCTTCTACAAGTTCTGGTTCACCTGGTGGTAG